A window of Candidatus Methylomirabilota bacterium genomic DNA:
GACCGCCACGACGTACCGCTCCTCATCAGGCAGGGCGCGACGCTCGAGCACTACACCAAGCTCCTGTGGGACACCGAGTTCCTGACCTGGACCAAGAACAGCCTGATGGTCACCATCATCGCCACCGGCATCTCCGTCCTCATCGGGACGGTGGCGGCCTACGCGCTGGCCCGGCTGCGCTTCCTCGGGGTGAGCGCCTTCGGCACCGGCATCTTCGTGACCTACCTGGTGCCCACCTCGCTCCTGTTCCTTCCGCTCGCCCAGATCGTGAACTGGGTCGGGCTCGCCGACTCCAAGTGGGCCCTCGTCATGACGTACCCCACCTTCCTGGTGCCGTTCTGCACCTGGCTGCTCATGGGCTACTTCCGCACCGTGCCCAAGGAGGTGGAGGAGTGCGCGATGGTGGACGGGGCCACGCGGCTGCAGGCGCTGCTGCGAATCGTGATGCCCATCGCGATCCCCGGCCTGGTGTGCGCGATCCTCTTCGCCTTCACGCTGTCCTGGAACGAGTTCATCTACGCGCTGACCTTCACCTCCTCCTCGGAGGAGATCACGGCCAGCGTGGGGGTGACGACCGAGCTGATCCGGGGCGACATCTACTTCTGGGGCTCCCTGATGGCCGGGGCGGTGCTGGGCTCGGTGCCGATCGTCATCCTCTACGTCTTCTTCCTCGACTACTACGTCTCCGGCCTGACCGCGGGCGCCATCAAGTAGGCCCCCGCGCGGAACGCGCCCGCCCCCCGCGGCATCCAAAGGGCGTGGAACCCATCGAGCCCGGCCCGGCCCGCTCCGACCGACCCGCGGTCCAGACCGCCGCGCCGTACCCGCGCGATCTGGACCGGACCGTGGTGCTGCGCGACGCGGCCGCGGTTCGGATCCGGCCCATTCGTCCCGACGACGAGCCGAAGCTCGCCCTCCTCTACGACCGGCTGAGCCGGCACAGCGCCTACCAGCGCTTCTTCACCGTCATGCAGCGCCTGCCCACCGACTGGTATCACTTCTTCGCCAACGTGGACTACGTGCGTCGCCTCGCCCTGGTGGCCGAGCATGAGACGGTGTCGGGGTATCAGATCATCGGGGTGGGCCGCTACGAGCGCGGTGACGAGCCGGACCTCGCCGAGGTGGCCTTCGTGGTCGAGGACGGCTGGCAGGGGCGGGGCCTCGGGACGATCTTGCTGGACTCGGTCTTGAGCGCGGCGGCCGCCCGCGGGATCGGGCGCTTCCGGGCCTACGTGCTCACCGAGAACCATCGGATGCTGCGGCTGCTGTCGACGCGCACGCGGATCGAGGAGCGCCAGACCGAGGAGGGGATCACCCGGCTGAGCTTCCGACGGCGCGACGCTGACGCCACAGCTCGATGACCGCGGGCAGGATGGACAGCCCGATGATCGCGAAGACCACCAGGGAGAAGTTGCGGCGTACCACCGGAATGTTGCCGAAGAGGTAGCCGCCCACCACCAGGCTCACGATCCAGAGCAGCGCCCCCGCCACGTTGTAGAAGAGAAACCGCGGATAGCTCATCCGCCCGATCCCGGCCACGAACGGCG
This region includes:
- a CDS encoding GNAT family N-acetyltransferase yields the protein MEPIEPGPARSDRPAVQTAAPYPRDLDRTVVLRDAAAVRIRPIRPDDEPKLALLYDRLSRHSAYQRFFTVMQRLPTDWYHFFANVDYVRRLALVAEHETVSGYQIIGVGRYERGDEPDLAEVAFVVEDGWQGRGLGTILLDSVLSAAAARGIGRFRAYVLTENHRMLRLLSTRTRIEERQTEEGITRLSFRRRDADATAR
- a CDS encoding carbohydrate ABC transporter permease, with protein sequence DRHDVPLLIRQGATLEHYTKLLWDTEFLTWTKNSLMVTIIATGISVLIGTVAAYALARLRFLGVSAFGTGIFVTYLVPTSLLFLPLAQIVNWVGLADSKWALVMTYPTFLVPFCTWLLMGYFRTVPKEVEECAMVDGATRLQALLRIVMPIAIPGLVCAILFAFTLSWNEFIYALTFTSSSEEITASVGVTTELIRGDIYFWGSLMAGAVLGSVPIVILYVFFLDYYVSGLTAGAIK